In Plutella xylostella chromosome 3, ilPluXylo3.1, whole genome shotgun sequence, the following proteins share a genomic window:
- the LOC105380089 gene encoding segmentation protein Runt isoform X1, which produces MHLPHASPAPSMADVYSHIHEYYRQSHGELVPTGSPAVLCSALPGHWRSNKSLPVAFKVVALDDIQDGTLVTIKAGNDENVMAELRNCTAVMKNQVAKFNDLRFVGRSGRGKSFSLTITISSFPSQVATYTKAIKVTVDGPREPRTKQSEYYYGYGHPGAFSPFLLNSGWLDAAYLNYAWADYFRPPQLRDQAAALVKGGTAPLATPPALPGAELFPFPPAMASLPAGGLLPPPGAFLPPNGLLPFPPHPAELAMKMPPELSMKNGINPFDFTGLRNLQSNVSSIDASSAHLSPTSSRHSGSPRSMINASPDRSKADSKSDVNSTHEATMSDESDEEVIEVVKSAFHPARPASLALRDARVQAADSTTRPPRCELKAPSSRATRLHSSSPISTKIANGAISTQKSVWRPY; this is translated from the exons ATGCACCTCCCGCACGCGAGCCCGGCGCCCAGCATGGCGGACGTGTACAGCCACATCCACGAGTACTACCGGCAGAGCCACGGCGAGCTGGTGCCCACGGGGTCCCCGGCGGTGCTGTGCTCGGCGCTGCCGGGCCACTGGCGCTCCAACAAGTCGCTGCCGGTGGCGTTCAAGGTGGTCGCACTGGACGACATCCAGGACGGCACGCTGGTCACCATCAAGGCCGGCAACGACGAGAACGTCATGGCCGAGCTGAGGAACTGCACGGCGGTGATGAAGAACCAGGTGGCCAAGTTCAACGACCTGCGCTTCGTGGGCCGCAGCGGGCGCGGGAAGTCCTTCTCGCTGACCATCACCATCAGCTCGTTCCCGAGCCAGGTCGCCACCTACACCAAGGCCATCAAGGTCACCGTCGACGGCCCGAGAGAACCCAGAACTAAGCAAAGTGAGTATT ACTACGGCTACGGCCACCCCGGCGCGTTCAGTCCATTCCTGCTGAACTCGGGCTGGCTCGACGCCGCCTACCTCAACTATGCCTGGGCCGACTACTTCCGGCCGCCGCAGCTTAGAGACCAGGCTGCCGCACTTGTTAAAG GAGGTACTGCTCCGCTGGCGACGCCGCCCGCGCTGCCGGGGGCCGAACTGTTCCCGTTCCCGCCGGCCATGGCCAGCCTGCCCGCCGGCGGCCTGCTCCCGCCGCCCGGCGCCTTCCTGCCGCCCAACGGACTCCTGCCCTTCCCTCCCCATCCTGCAGAGCTAGCGATGAAGATGCCACCCGAGCTATCCATGAAGAACGGCATAAACCCATTCGACTTCACCGGTCTTAGAAATCTACAAAGCAACGTGTCCTCCATCGACGCCTCGAGTGCCCACCTGTCGCCGACGAGCAGCAGACACAGCGGCAGCCCCCGCAGCATGATCAACGCGAGTCCGGACCGATCGAAGGCGGACTCCAAGTCGGACGTGAACTCGACGCACGAGGCGACGATGTCGGACGAGTCGGACGAGGAGGTGATCGAGGTGGTGAAGTCCGCGTTCCACCCGGCGCGGCCCGCCAGCCTGGCGCTGCGCGACGCGCGGGTGCAGGCCGCGGACTCCACCACGCGGCCGCCGCGATGCGAGCTCAAGGCACCGTCATCGCGGGCCACGCGCCTGCACTCCTCCAGCCCCATATCCACCAAGATCGCAAATGGTGCCATCTCCACGCAAAAGTCCGTCTGGCGGCCATATTGA
- the LOC105380089 gene encoding segmentation protein Runt isoform X2, whose translation MHLPHASPAPSMADVYSHIHEYYRQSHGELVPTGSPAVLCSALPGHWRSNKSLPVAFKVVALDDIQDGTLVTIKAGNDENVMAELRNCTAVMKNQVAKFNDLRFVGRSGRGKSFSLTITISSFPSQVATYTKAIKVTVDGPREPRTKQNYGYGHPGAFSPFLLNSGWLDAAYLNYAWADYFRPPQLRDQAAALVKGGTAPLATPPALPGAELFPFPPAMASLPAGGLLPPPGAFLPPNGLLPFPPHPAELAMKMPPELSMKNGINPFDFTGLRNLQSNVSSIDASSAHLSPTSSRHSGSPRSMINASPDRSKADSKSDVNSTHEATMSDESDEEVIEVVKSAFHPARPASLALRDARVQAADSTTRPPRCELKAPSSRATRLHSSSPISTKIANGAISTQKSVWRPY comes from the exons ATGCACCTCCCGCACGCGAGCCCGGCGCCCAGCATGGCGGACGTGTACAGCCACATCCACGAGTACTACCGGCAGAGCCACGGCGAGCTGGTGCCCACGGGGTCCCCGGCGGTGCTGTGCTCGGCGCTGCCGGGCCACTGGCGCTCCAACAAGTCGCTGCCGGTGGCGTTCAAGGTGGTCGCACTGGACGACATCCAGGACGGCACGCTGGTCACCATCAAGGCCGGCAACGACGAGAACGTCATGGCCGAGCTGAGGAACTGCACGGCGGTGATGAAGAACCAGGTGGCCAAGTTCAACGACCTGCGCTTCGTGGGCCGCAGCGGGCGCGGGAAGTCCTTCTCGCTGACCATCACCATCAGCTCGTTCCCGAGCCAGGTCGCCACCTACACCAAGGCCATCAAGGTCACCGTCGACGGCCCGAGAGAACCCAGAACTAAGCAAA ACTACGGCTACGGCCACCCCGGCGCGTTCAGTCCATTCCTGCTGAACTCGGGCTGGCTCGACGCCGCCTACCTCAACTATGCCTGGGCCGACTACTTCCGGCCGCCGCAGCTTAGAGACCAGGCTGCCGCACTTGTTAAAG GAGGTACTGCTCCGCTGGCGACGCCGCCCGCGCTGCCGGGGGCCGAACTGTTCCCGTTCCCGCCGGCCATGGCCAGCCTGCCCGCCGGCGGCCTGCTCCCGCCGCCCGGCGCCTTCCTGCCGCCCAACGGACTCCTGCCCTTCCCTCCCCATCCTGCAGAGCTAGCGATGAAGATGCCACCCGAGCTATCCATGAAGAACGGCATAAACCCATTCGACTTCACCGGTCTTAGAAATCTACAAAGCAACGTGTCCTCCATCGACGCCTCGAGTGCCCACCTGTCGCCGACGAGCAGCAGACACAGCGGCAGCCCCCGCAGCATGATCAACGCGAGTCCGGACCGATCGAAGGCGGACTCCAAGTCGGACGTGAACTCGACGCACGAGGCGACGATGTCGGACGAGTCGGACGAGGAGGTGATCGAGGTGGTGAAGTCCGCGTTCCACCCGGCGCGGCCCGCCAGCCTGGCGCTGCGCGACGCGCGGGTGCAGGCCGCGGACTCCACCACGCGGCCGCCGCGATGCGAGCTCAAGGCACCGTCATCGCGGGCCACGCGCCTGCACTCCTCCAGCCCCATATCCACCAAGATCGCAAATGGTGCCATCTCCACGCAAAAGTCCGTCTGGCGGCCATATTGA